From Rutidosis leptorrhynchoides isolate AG116_Rl617_1_P2 chromosome 3, CSIRO_AGI_Rlap_v1, whole genome shotgun sequence, a single genomic window includes:
- the LOC139898951 gene encoding uncharacterized protein, with protein sequence MSILGKTNNNENLGSSSFHEFKKQASFFLKEKIKTARLALTDVTPAQILVEESTNGNPWAPDAKTLKMISKAAFEIDDYWRIVNVLHNRLVRFDANNWRISYKAVLVLEHLLTHGPESVAQEFQTHKDVLQQMTCFQYIDEKGFNWGLTVRMKSERILKFLNEVNALKEERARARKLSRGIEGFGSFNHRVSSENGVLQQSFVEKYKRSNSQFIENQNREENQILPMIQDGKLDLGNVVKNKTEHLGSNGSSDSIPIEKLESQWSLKENMTPKDEHVLVNKEIEEGNCVGESNPLLGDEKNKSWKMEDVEEDDHPFNDEGNDTKTFLI encoded by the exons ATGTCAATTTTAGGAAAAaccaacaacaatgaaaaccttggttcatcatctttcCATGAATTCAAAAAACAAGCTTCTTTCTTCCTTAAAGAAAAAATTAAGACTGCTAGATTAGCTTTGACAGATGTCACCCCTGCACAAAT ATTGGTTGAAGAGTCAACAAATGGAAATCCATGGGCACCAGATGCAAAAACCTTAAAGATGATATCAAAAGCTGCTTTTGAAATTGATGATTACTGGAGAATAGTTAATGTTCTTCACAACAG ATTGGTGAGATTTGATGCAAACAATTGGAGGATATCATATAAAGCTGTGTTGGTATTAGAACACTTGTTGACACATGGCCCAGAAAGTGTTGCTCAAGAGTTTCAGACACACAAAGATGTTCTTCAACAGATGACTTGCTTTCAATATATTGATGAAAAAGG ATTCAATTGGGGGCTTACTGTAAGAATGAAATCAGAAAGAATCTTGAAATTTCTGAATGAAGTGAATGCCCTGAAAGAAGAAAGGGCAAGAGCAAGGAAATTAAGCAGAGGAATTGAAGGATTTGGGAGCTTTAACCATAGAGTTTCATCCGAAAATGGTGTCCTACAACAATCTTTTGTCGAAAAATACAAAAGGTCTAATTCCCAATTCATAGAAAATCAAAATCGTGAAGAAAACCAAATCTTACCGATGATCCAAGATGGGAAATTGGATTTAGGAAACGTCGTTAAGAATAAGACCGAGCATTTGGGTTCTAACGGATCTAGTGACAGCATACCGATAGAAAAGTTAGAAAGTCAATGGAGTTTGAAAGAAAATATGACTCCAAAAGATGAACATGTTCTTGTTAATAAGGAAATAGAGGAGGGGAATTGTGTAGGGGAATCTAATCCTTTATTGGGTGATGAGAAAAATAAATCATGGAAAATGGAAGACGTTGAAGAAGACGATCATCCATTCAATGATGAAGGAAATGATACGAAAACGTTTCTTATATGA
- the LOC139898952 gene encoding KIN17-like protein: MGKNDFLTPKAIANRIKAKGLQKLRWYCQMCQKQCRDENGFKCHCMSESHQRQMEVFGQNPHRIVEGYSEEFESLFMEHMKRSHRFSRVAATVVYNEYINDRHHVHMNSTQWATLTEFVKYLGKTGKCKVEETPKGWFITYIDRDSETIFKENLKNKRAKADIVDEEKQEREIRKQIERAEQLGGSLGDKSLENEEAKLLVRSDEGGEKKIKLSIGSLNKNVVKEKGEGSGSRFVFDDGVSVEKVGKDKGGKTGRGSALDELIKEEEKAKERSNRKDYWLCEGIVVKVMSKDLKDKGYYKQKGVVRKVIDKYVGEIEMVESKHKLRVDQEELETVIPQIGGVVRVVNGAYRGSNARLLSVDTDKFCAKVQIEKGIYDGRVIQAIEYEDICKVVQ, encoded by the coding sequence ATGGGTAAAAACGATTTTTTAACACCGAAAGCAATCGCAAATCGAATCAAAGCAAAAGGACTACAAAAACTCCGATGGTACTGTCAGATGTGTCAGAAACAATGCCGTGATGAAAACGGATTCAAATGTCACTGTATGAGTGAAAGCCATCAGCGTCAAATGGAAGTTTTTGGTCAAAACCCTCATCGTATCGTTGAAGGTTATTCGGAAGAGTTCGAATCGTTGTTTATGGAGCATATGAAACGTAGTCATAGGTTTAGTCGAGTTGCGGCTACGGTTGTTTATAATGAGTATATTAATGATAGGCATCATGTGCATATGAATTCGACTCAATGGGCTACGTTGACGGAGTTCGTTAAGTATTTGGGGAAAACGGGCAAGTGTAAGGTTGAGGAGACGCCGAAAGGGTGGTTTATTACGTATATTGATAGGGATTCGGAGACGATTTTTAAAGAGAATTTGAAGAATAAAAGGGCGAAAGCGGATATTGTTGATGAGGAGAAGCAAGAGAGGGAGATTAGGAAGCAAATTGAACGGGCCGAACAATTAGGAGGGAGTTTAGGTGATAAAAGTTTGGAGAATGAAGAGGCGAAATTGTTGGTGAGGTCGGATGAAGGTGGTGAGAAGAAGATCAAGCTTAGTATCGGTTCTTTGAATAAGAATGTGGTTAAAGAGAAAGGTGAAGGTAGTGGTTCGAGATTCGTTTTTGATGATGGAGTTAGTGTTGAGAAGGTGGGTAAAGATAAGGGGGGTAAAACGGGTCGTGGGTCGGCTTTGGATGAGTTGATTAAGGAGGAAGAGAAAGCGAAAGAGAGGAGTAATCGGAAAGATTATTGGTTGTGTGAAGGGATTGTTGTGAAGGTAATGAGTAAAGATTTGAAGGATAAAGGTTATTATAAGCAAAAAGGTGTTGTTCGAAAGGTGATTGATAAGTATGTTGGTGAAATCGAGATGGTTGAGAGTAAGCATAAGTTGAGGGTGGATCAAGAAGAGCTTGAAACGGTTATACCTCAAATTGGTGGGGTTGTTAGGGTTGTTAATGGTGCGTATCGAGGGTCGAATGCGAGGTTGTTGTCTGTTGATACGGATAAGTTTTGTGCGAAAGTGCAGATTGAGAAGGGAATATATGATGGGAGAGTTATTCAGGCTATCGAATATGAAGATATATGCAAAGTTGTTCAGTGA